A single window of Streptomyces xanthii DNA harbors:
- a CDS encoding oxygenase MpaB family protein, translating into MGNISRRRVLSLGAVLGLAGVASAPEAWAWSSRGSLAGTDAVTDPFQVWDPEPDEVAARLLADGVIPAVNTAWRSWVDNADPLPAGMPGYLTSYLQQVNRLPSWADATALAASERYYKRLASYLFVSQSLGSGIMSTVIPREARAVYWSAGGADMKERAAKTFTFGYDLNSETAWQPTGHFVVTANKTRLVHSVVRNLLPTSPRFMETSDQPKPISNGDILRTFHSVATYAHSNLLKWGIRLSAAEQEADLHAWQVALHLLGVRREFIPATWADALTQAEHMLWPNLGPTTEGTSLAETLLGYITQPTLGLATGFVHEFVRYLLGDEMCDWLGLRRDWAQAALIKVEWPLYVAFREGTSGVFPGSGYLFDQALRGIAMLYLNNGTSATQTPVTLPAANRPGA; encoded by the coding sequence ATGGGAAATATCAGCAGACGACGTGTACTGTCGCTGGGCGCCGTGCTGGGCCTGGCGGGTGTGGCGTCCGCGCCCGAGGCGTGGGCCTGGTCGTCCCGCGGTTCGCTCGCCGGCACCGACGCGGTCACCGATCCGTTCCAGGTGTGGGATCCGGAGCCGGACGAGGTGGCCGCGCGGCTCCTGGCCGACGGTGTGATTCCGGCGGTCAACACCGCCTGGCGCTCCTGGGTCGACAACGCGGACCCGCTGCCGGCCGGCATGCCGGGCTATCTGACCAGCTACCTCCAGCAGGTCAACCGGCTGCCGTCCTGGGCGGACGCCACCGCGCTCGCCGCGTCCGAGCGCTACTACAAGCGACTCGCCTCGTACCTGTTCGTCTCCCAGAGCCTGGGCAGCGGCATCATGAGCACCGTCATCCCGCGCGAGGCCAGGGCCGTCTACTGGTCGGCGGGCGGCGCCGACATGAAGGAACGCGCGGCCAAGACGTTCACCTTCGGCTACGACCTCAACTCCGAGACCGCATGGCAGCCCACGGGACACTTCGTCGTCACGGCCAACAAGACCCGCCTGGTGCACTCGGTGGTGCGCAATCTGCTGCCGACGTCCCCGCGCTTCATGGAGACCTCGGACCAGCCGAAGCCGATCAGCAACGGCGACATCCTGCGCACCTTCCACTCGGTGGCGACGTACGCGCACAGCAATCTGCTCAAGTGGGGCATCCGCCTGTCCGCCGCGGAACAGGAGGCCGACCTGCACGCGTGGCAGGTCGCTCTCCATCTGCTGGGCGTGCGGCGGGAGTTCATCCCCGCCACGTGGGCCGACGCCCTGACGCAGGCGGAGCACATGCTGTGGCCGAACCTTGGCCCCACCACCGAGGGGACCAGCCTGGCCGAGACGCTGCTGGGCTACATCACGCAGCCCACGCTGGGTCTGGCCACGGGCTTCGTCCACGAGTTCGTGCGCTATCTGCTCGGCGACGAGATGTGCGACTGGCTCGGGCTGCGCCGCGACTGGGCCCAGGCCGCCCTCATCAAGGTGGAGTGGCCGCTGTACGTCGCCTTCCGCGAGGGGACCTCGGGCGTGTTCCCCGGCAGCGGCTACCTGTTCGACCAGGCCCTGCGCGGCATCGCGATGCTGTATCTCAACAACGGCACCTCCGCCACGCAGACCCCGGTGACGCTCCCGGCCGCGAACAGACCGGGCGCCTGA
- a CDS encoding TetR/AcrR family transcriptional regulator: MTAEPIAATRPRNRKQLIVGAAGRVFSERGYHAASMEEIAAAVGITATALYRHFPNKYALFAACANVMVDRLVATLDEVPSEADLAEVLGAVTRVAVAHRESGGLYRWEARYLEAEDRRLLKAKFARVVGRVCEGVRRAHPRPGAQVRAVAALGAIGSITQHHNSLARRRLEEELLASALRVAATTPDQAVRPPRSIGPPARPVPRTRRAEILAAAVPLFARDGFAKVTNGQIARAVGLAPSALYRHYATKVDILVAACLQAAALLAQAVEQSLDEVTDPRDAVVALASAYVGYSFEHTGLISVAEAEVAGLPDELRRPLILAQREHIAVWERQLRLARPELDARQARVLVHAGFGVVVEAGRRLRWQDSPENRDGLTTLVVRALGL, encoded by the coding sequence GTGACCGCCGAGCCGATCGCGGCCACGCGCCCGCGCAATCGCAAGCAGTTGATCGTCGGGGCGGCCGGCCGGGTGTTCAGCGAGCGCGGCTACCACGCGGCGTCCATGGAGGAGATCGCGGCCGCCGTGGGCATCACGGCCACGGCCCTGTACCGGCATTTCCCCAACAAGTACGCGCTGTTCGCCGCGTGCGCGAACGTCATGGTGGACCGGCTCGTTGCGACCCTCGACGAGGTGCCGTCCGAGGCGGACCTCGCGGAGGTGCTCGGCGCCGTCACCCGGGTCGCGGTGGCGCACCGCGAGTCCGGAGGCCTCTACCGGTGGGAGGCGCGCTACCTCGAAGCCGAGGACCGGCGTCTGCTCAAGGCGAAGTTCGCGCGCGTCGTCGGCCGGGTCTGCGAGGGCGTACGGCGCGCACACCCGCGGCCCGGCGCACAGGTGCGGGCCGTGGCGGCGCTCGGCGCCATCGGGTCCATCACGCAGCACCACAACTCCCTGGCCCGGCGGCGCCTGGAGGAGGAGCTGCTGGCCTCTGCCCTGCGCGTCGCCGCGACCACACCCGACCAGGCCGTACGCCCCCCGCGCTCCATCGGACCGCCCGCCCGGCCCGTGCCGCGCACGCGGCGGGCGGAGATCCTCGCCGCCGCGGTCCCGCTGTTCGCCCGCGACGGATTCGCCAAGGTCACCAACGGGCAGATCGCGCGGGCCGTGGGCCTCGCCCCGTCCGCGCTCTACCGGCACTACGCCACCAAGGTGGACATCCTGGTGGCCGCCTGCCTGCAGGCGGCGGCGCTGCTCGCACAGGCCGTCGAGCAGAGCCTCGACGAGGTGACCGACCCGCGCGACGCGGTCGTCGCGCTGGCGTCGGCGTACGTCGGCTACAGCTTCGAGCACACCGGGCTCATCAGCGTCGCGGAGGCCGAGGTCGCCGGGCTGCCCGACGAGCTGCGCCGGCCCCTGATCCTCGCGCAGCGCGAGCACATCGCCGTGTGGGAGCGGCAACTACGGCTGGCGCGCCCGGAGTTGGACGCGCGTCAGGCCCGGGTCCTGGTCCATGCCGGGTTCGGCGTGGTCGTCGAGGCCGGTCGCCGGCTGCGATGGCAGGACAGCCCCGAAAACCGGGACGGGCTCACCACCCTGGTCGTCCGGGCCCTCGGTCTGTGA
- a CDS encoding long-chain-fatty-acid--CoA ligase, translating into MSTDTAPAWSFRHHWMAQTATHAAMRPDKPALRHLGETTTWAELSRRSLRLAAALSDRGVGEGDRVALLTLNHPWFVESVLAANSLGAMAVPLSFRLAPLELGYILADCTPSALVVDAQLLPLLRSVPAAASIGTVVVIGEGGAGEGELAYEDLLAAHEPMELPDVPEDATALIMYTSGTTGRPKGVLLSHRNMQVQAITCIRAMEIFDDSDVGFLTAPFFHIAGLGSIVANILVGGTVVIHPLGAFDPKAVLDAYEREGATVVFNVPQQWDLLCAQPDIDKRDLRLRVISWGAAPASDATLRAMGEAFPDALNVAVFGQTETSPITCVLRGRDSLRKLGSVGRPIPTLQYRIVDEAMNDVPVGEVGEIVYRGPTVTRGYWHKPRETAEAFEGGWFHSGDLVRMDEEGFVWVVDRKKDMIISGGENIYCAELENAIAGHPSVLEVAVIGRSDERWGQVPVAYVTLAPQASLSLGELTEFLDGRIASFKMPKDLAVGDGLPRNAGGKVVKHALRTQDEQQARRA; encoded by the coding sequence ATGTCCACCGATACGGCTCCCGCCTGGTCCTTCCGGCACCACTGGATGGCACAGACGGCCACTCACGCGGCCATGCGGCCCGACAAGCCCGCGCTGCGCCACCTCGGGGAGACCACGACGTGGGCCGAACTCTCGCGCCGGTCCCTGCGACTGGCCGCCGCGCTCTCCGACCGGGGCGTCGGCGAGGGCGACCGGGTGGCCCTGCTGACGCTCAATCACCCATGGTTCGTGGAGAGCGTGTTGGCGGCGAACAGCCTGGGCGCCATGGCCGTCCCGCTCAGTTTCCGGCTCGCCCCGCTCGAGCTGGGGTACATCCTGGCCGACTGCACCCCTTCCGCCCTGGTCGTCGACGCCCAGCTCCTGCCGCTGCTCCGCTCGGTCCCGGCCGCGGCGTCGATCGGCACCGTCGTCGTGATCGGAGAAGGCGGCGCGGGCGAGGGCGAGTTGGCGTACGAGGACCTTCTCGCCGCGCACGAGCCGATGGAACTGCCGGACGTCCCCGAGGACGCCACGGCGCTGATCATGTACACCTCGGGCACCACCGGCAGGCCGAAGGGTGTGCTGCTCTCGCACCGCAACATGCAGGTGCAGGCGATCACCTGCATCCGGGCGATGGAGATCTTCGACGACTCCGACGTCGGCTTCCTGACCGCGCCCTTCTTCCACATCGCGGGCCTCGGCTCGATCGTCGCGAACATCCTGGTCGGCGGTACCGTCGTCATCCACCCGCTCGGCGCCTTCGACCCGAAGGCCGTGCTCGACGCGTACGAACGCGAGGGCGCCACCGTGGTGTTCAACGTGCCGCAGCAGTGGGACCTGCTCTGCGCCCAGCCCGACATCGACAAACGGGACCTGAGGCTGCGGGTCATCAGCTGGGGCGCCGCGCCCGCGAGCGACGCGACCCTGCGCGCCATGGGCGAGGCGTTCCCCGACGCCCTGAACGTGGCCGTGTTCGGCCAGACCGAGACCTCGCCGATCACCTGCGTCCTGCGCGGCAGGGACTCGCTGCGCAAACTCGGCTCGGTCGGCCGCCCGATCCCGACCCTCCAGTACCGCATCGTCGACGAGGCGATGAACGACGTACCCGTCGGCGAGGTCGGCGAGATCGTCTACCGCGGTCCGACGGTGACGCGAGGGTACTGGCACAAGCCGCGGGAGACCGCGGAGGCCTTCGAGGGCGGCTGGTTCCACTCCGGCGACCTGGTCCGGATGGACGAGGAGGGCTTCGTCTGGGTGGTCGACCGCAAGAAGGACATGATCATCAGCGGCGGCGAGAACATCTACTGCGCCGAGCTGGAGAACGCCATCGCCGGGCATCCCTCGGTGCTGGAGGTCGCGGTGATCGGCCGGTCCGACGAGCGCTGGGGCCAGGTACCGGTCGCGTACGTCACCCTCGCTCCCCAAGCGTCGCTGTCCCTCGGGGAGTTGACCGAGTTTCTCGACGGACGGATCGCGTCGTTCAAGATGCCCAAGGACCTCGCCGTCGGTGACGGGCTGCCCCGCAACGCGGGCGGCAAGGTCGTCAAGCACGCGCTGCGCACCCAGGACGAGCAGCAGGCGCGACGGGCCTGA
- a CDS encoding GMC family oxidoreductase N-terminal domain-containing protein codes for MQLDSRRRAALTAICDTFAPGDGAAIPSAGALGAVPVAESLVRALPRAADRKQLTTLLGLWNTRAAGLFLGTGGRRFSDLTPAAREELLLRLGDAPSERKRVLFQALRSLATSAYLLAPGPTGTSPVWEAIGYPGPLGTRPDAPLPRLSPVSPTADTTFDCDVVVVGSGAGGGTAAAVLSGAGLDVVVLERGGYYDDADFDGGEHSGLTRLYAGGPAATAEGQVSLVAGSCLGGGTVVNWTTSFRTPDEIRTEWAGLGAAQFAEKEYTQALDAVTDRLSVNGDHSAASARDAVMERGLRALGWHVDAMPRNVVGCDTGTDCGRCGYGCRLGAKQSVTKTWLADAEAAGARLVVDTAVRTIDVKQGRAVGVRAVTSSGHSVSVRARAVVVAAGAVQTPALLRRSGFTDPNIGRYLRLHPATAVWGVFDEEIRPWEGGMQTRYSREHSDLDGRGHGVIYETGPGNPAALQGFMNWRGAAAHLDALKDLGRTAGVGVITRDRDSGVVKVARDGEPVPHYRLSAYDAAHLHAGIEGATKILAAAGARRVRSAHQSGPAYEPGRSGTYEDFVAACRTAGYGPGRCAIAALHIMGTARMGGSRNTSATDPDGATWEVPNVVVADASCFPTSSGVNPMISIEAIAHMNATRLAERLGR; via the coding sequence ATGCAGCTCGACTCCCGCCGGCGGGCGGCGCTCACCGCGATCTGCGACACCTTCGCCCCGGGGGACGGCGCGGCGATCCCGTCCGCCGGCGCGCTCGGCGCGGTGCCCGTCGCCGAGTCCCTCGTACGCGCCCTGCCGCGCGCCGCCGACCGCAAGCAGCTCACCACCTTGCTCGGCCTGTGGAACACGAGGGCGGCCGGACTGTTCCTGGGCACCGGCGGGCGCCGGTTCTCGGACCTGACGCCGGCCGCCCGCGAAGAACTGCTGCTCCGCCTGGGCGACGCACCGTCCGAGCGAAAGCGGGTGCTGTTCCAGGCCCTGCGTTCCCTGGCGACCTCGGCGTACCTCCTGGCGCCGGGCCCCACCGGCACCTCGCCGGTCTGGGAGGCCATCGGCTACCCCGGCCCCCTGGGCACGCGGCCGGACGCCCCGCTCCCCCGTCTCTCTCCCGTGTCGCCGACGGCCGACACGACGTTCGACTGCGATGTCGTCGTGGTCGGCTCCGGCGCCGGGGGCGGAACCGCGGCGGCCGTTCTCTCCGGTGCCGGGCTCGACGTGGTCGTGCTGGAGCGCGGCGGGTACTACGACGACGCCGACTTCGACGGCGGCGAACACTCGGGGCTCACCCGCCTCTACGCGGGCGGCCCGGCGGCCACCGCCGAGGGCCAGGTCTCCCTCGTCGCGGGTTCCTGCCTGGGGGGCGGGACAGTCGTCAACTGGACCACCTCCTTCCGAACGCCGGACGAGATCCGGACGGAGTGGGCGGGTCTGGGAGCCGCACAGTTCGCGGAGAAGGAGTACACGCAGGCGCTGGACGCGGTGACGGACCGGCTGTCCGTGAACGGCGACCACAGCGCCGCGTCCGCCCGCGACGCCGTGATGGAGCGCGGGCTGCGCGCCCTCGGCTGGCACGTCGACGCGATGCCCCGCAACGTCGTGGGCTGCGACACGGGCACCGACTGCGGGCGCTGCGGATACGGCTGCCGGCTCGGCGCCAAGCAGTCCGTCACGAAGACCTGGCTCGCCGACGCGGAGGCCGCGGGCGCGCGCCTGGTCGTCGACACCGCCGTCCGCACGATCGACGTGAAGCAGGGCCGCGCCGTCGGCGTCCGCGCCGTGACCTCCTCCGGGCACTCCGTGAGCGTGCGGGCCCGAGCCGTCGTCGTGGCGGCCGGCGCCGTCCAGACGCCCGCCCTGCTGCGCCGCTCCGGGTTCACCGACCCGAACATCGGGCGGTATCTGCGCCTGCATCCGGCCACGGCCGTGTGGGGCGTCTTCGACGAGGAGATCCGCCCCTGGGAGGGCGGGATGCAGACCCGGTACTCGCGCGAGCACAGCGACCTGGACGGCCGCGGCCACGGCGTCATCTACGAGACCGGGCCCGGCAACCCGGCCGCCCTCCAGGGCTTCATGAACTGGCGGGGCGCCGCCGCCCATCTCGACGCCCTGAAGGACCTCGGCCGCACCGCGGGCGTCGGCGTCATCACCCGCGACCGCGACAGCGGTGTCGTGAAGGTGGCGCGCGACGGCGAGCCCGTCCCGCACTACCGGCTCTCGGCGTACGACGCCGCGCATCTGCACGCCGGGATCGAGGGGGCCACCAAGATCCTGGCCGCCGCCGGAGCCCGCCGCGTCCGGTCCGCCCATCAGTCGGGCCCCGCCTACGAGCCCGGCCGCAGCGGCACGTACGAGGACTTCGTCGCCGCCTGCCGCACCGCCGGATACGGTCCGGGCCGTTGCGCGATCGCGGCGCTGCACATCATGGGCACGGCCCGCATGGGCGGTTCCCGGAACACGAGCGCCACCGACCCCGACGGCGCGACCTGGGAGGTTCCCAACGTCGTGGTCGCCGACGCGTCCTGCTTCCCCACCTCGTCGGGGGTGAACCCCATGATCTCCATCGAGGCGATCGCCCACATGAACGCCACGAGGCTGGCGGAGCGGCTCGGCCGGTAG
- a CDS encoding DUF5988 family protein yields the protein MSDATRAVLEGGPDDLPERIVSVSTPGEDIKIAFRGGYEHFRPTTRDQDTPEGALPVYEWWERTELPG from the coding sequence ATGAGCGATGCGACCAGAGCAGTTCTCGAAGGCGGGCCCGACGATCTCCCCGAGCGGATCGTCTCCGTGTCCACTCCCGGAGAAGACATCAAGATCGCCTTTCGCGGCGGGTACGAGCATTTCCGGCCCACGACGCGTGACCAGGACACCCCGGAGGGTGCGTTGCCGGTCTACGAGTGGTGGGAGCGCACGGAACTGCCCGGCTAG
- a CDS encoding MarR family winged helix-turn-helix transcriptional regulator — protein sequence MTDDEVGASDEGELNLGLLMFIPYRFMESAVMDALKSAGHDISLTQARVFQRIGPDGSRLAELAEASQVSKQTIGSIVDQLERAGYVRRAPDPRDARARLVSLTDRGHELVALSLPVVRDVQDRWTAHLGPTRTRQLRQALEALREISDPHR from the coding sequence ATGACGGACGACGAGGTCGGTGCCAGCGACGAGGGCGAGCTCAACCTGGGCCTCCTGATGTTCATCCCGTACCGCTTCATGGAGTCCGCGGTGATGGACGCCCTCAAATCGGCCGGGCACGACATCTCGCTCACACAGGCGCGCGTCTTCCAGCGGATCGGCCCGGACGGCTCGCGCCTCGCCGAACTGGCCGAGGCCTCCCAGGTCAGCAAGCAGACCATCGGTTCCATCGTCGACCAGCTCGAACGCGCCGGGTACGTCCGACGCGCACCCGACCCGCGCGACGCGCGTGCCCGCCTCGTCAGCCTCACCGACCGGGGCCACGAACTCGTCGCACTGAGCCTGCCGGTCGTCCGCGACGTCCAGGACCGATGGACCGCCCACCTCGGCCCCACGCGAACCAGGCAACTGCGCCAGGCCCTGGAGGCGCTGCGCGAGATCAGCGACCCGCACCGCTGA
- a CDS encoding maleylpyruvate isomerase family mycothiol-dependent enzyme, producing MDDSAPYWSAVRATRLRIADLLEDLSPAEWERESLCRGWRVRDVAGHLALVPTITTWDMLAAAPRARFDPDRINTALARRHGRRAPADLVATIREHAGTRRTAKVLDTRNALFDAIVHGQDIALPLGRSFPVPAEHSREGLRRVWAMGWPFHAGRRLAGFTLRATDTDWETGDGPEIAGPALALLLLSTGRTVSLPALRGEGADRLRASDPQA from the coding sequence ATGGACGACTCGGCCCCGTACTGGTCGGCGGTCCGCGCCACCCGACTGCGGATCGCGGACCTGCTGGAGGATCTGAGCCCCGCGGAATGGGAGCGGGAATCGCTGTGCCGGGGCTGGCGGGTGCGGGACGTCGCCGGGCACCTGGCCCTGGTCCCCACCATCACCACCTGGGACATGCTGGCGGCCGCCCCGCGCGCCCGCTTCGACCCCGACCGGATCAACACGGCGCTGGCCCGCCGGCACGGCCGTCGCGCACCGGCGGACCTGGTCGCCACGATCCGGGAACACGCGGGCACACGGCGGACGGCGAAGGTCCTGGACACACGCAACGCGCTGTTCGACGCGATCGTCCACGGCCAGGACATCGCCCTCCCGCTCGGCCGGTCCTTTCCCGTGCCCGCCGAGCACAGCCGCGAGGGCCTGCGCCGGGTCTGGGCGATGGGCTGGCCGTTCCACGCCGGGCGCCGCCTGGCCGGCTTCACGCTGCGGGCCACGGACACCGACTGGGAGACCGGCGACGGGCCTGAGATCGCGGGCCCCGCGCTGGCCCTGCTCCTCCTGTCGACCGGCCGCACCGTCTCCCTGCCCGCCTTGCGCGGCGAGGGCGCCGACCGTCTCCGGGCCTCGGATCCGCAGGCTTGA
- a CDS encoding HD domain-containing protein, with amino-acid sequence MSDEPRRKLLAEKTPFPDGLDERLRAQLTFLVEVDRLKTVLRQSPLAAADRRENDAEHSWHLAMMVGVLAEHSDRPVDVGHTVQLVLVHDLVEIYAGDTPLYDSAAGADQEEREAAAADELFGLLPDDQARRMRALWDEFEERRTPEARFAKAMDRLQPLLLNWMARGGTWRTPGVTADDVRARKAVIGDASGSLWEAGRRLIDEGEQRGWARTSPGE; translated from the coding sequence ATGAGCGATGAACCCCGCCGGAAGCTGCTCGCGGAGAAGACGCCCTTCCCGGACGGCCTGGACGAACGGCTGCGCGCCCAACTCACGTTCCTCGTCGAGGTGGACCGGCTCAAGACCGTGCTGCGGCAGTCTCCGCTCGCCGCGGCGGACCGCCGGGAGAACGACGCGGAGCATTCGTGGCACCTGGCGATGATGGTCGGCGTCCTCGCCGAACACTCCGACCGGCCCGTCGACGTGGGACACACCGTCCAGCTCGTCCTGGTGCACGACCTGGTCGAGATCTACGCGGGCGACACCCCGCTGTACGACAGTGCCGCCGGGGCCGACCAGGAGGAGCGGGAGGCCGCGGCGGCCGACGAACTCTTCGGTCTGCTCCCGGACGACCAGGCGCGGCGCATGCGGGCCCTCTGGGACGAGTTCGAGGAACGCCGCACGCCGGAGGCCCGGTTCGCCAAGGCGATGGACCGGCTGCAGCCCTTGCTCCTCAACTGGATGGCCCGCGGCGGCACATGGCGCACCCCGGGCGTCACCGCCGACGACGTCCGGGCCCGCAAAGCCGTGATCGGGGACGCCTCCGGTTCGCTGTGGGAGGCCGGGCGGCGCCTCATCGACGAGGGCGAGCAGCGCGGATGGGCGCGGACCTCGCCCGGGGAGTGA
- a CDS encoding sodium:solute symporter family protein produces MNTTMAITLVGIVTIAVVGMTGRRPGRGEFGEWTVGKRKFSTFTTWFLQAGESFTTFSFLGLAGIAFGGGVAAAFALCYLAINFVLQYFTAPRMRELGRKGGYLTQADFFTDRFRSPLLGKVVAVVGAVFLLPYLQLQITGLGLIVQLATGSRTGGNLSMVLATVLTVAFVLWSGIRGIARVAYLKDALMIIGLVVLIAGVALSVNGGIGGLFETVQDSHPNLLTFHQEGYDATFFVTAVIISGLGGGLGTMAHLWPPVLAAGSGRALRKNAIWLPLYQIALGIPVIVGFAGVLLVEQGSAPNAVALTLAGQTLPGWLVGVVAVAAASAAMVPSAAIVVGISSLLSRNLLSAGNERAQLRTNHLCVIAAAGLALVLGLTRPGLLSDLLLLTYGGLTQLAPAIVMGLARKVRLDAVPALLGILTGVGLLIWLTFGGVDVGTFDTGLIALVLNVAVTAVAQLVVRSRSAAPVPAEAN; encoded by the coding sequence GTGAACACCACCATGGCCATCACCCTCGTCGGCATCGTCACCATCGCGGTCGTCGGCATGACCGGACGCCGCCCCGGCCGCGGGGAGTTCGGCGAATGGACCGTGGGGAAGCGCAAGTTCTCCACCTTCACCACCTGGTTCCTCCAGGCGGGCGAGTCCTTCACCACCTTCAGCTTCCTCGGCCTCGCGGGCATCGCCTTCGGCGGCGGCGTCGCCGCGGCCTTCGCCCTCTGCTATCTCGCGATCAACTTCGTCCTCCAGTACTTCACCGCGCCGCGCATGCGGGAACTGGGCCGCAAGGGCGGCTATCTGACGCAGGCCGACTTCTTCACCGACCGCTTCCGCAGCCCCCTGCTCGGCAAGGTCGTCGCCGTCGTCGGTGCCGTCTTCCTGCTGCCCTACCTCCAGCTCCAGATCACCGGCCTCGGCCTCATCGTGCAGCTCGCCACCGGCAGCCGCACCGGCGGCAACCTCAGCATGGTGCTCGCCACCGTGCTCACCGTCGCCTTCGTCCTGTGGTCCGGCATCCGCGGCATCGCCCGCGTCGCCTACCTCAAGGACGCCCTGATGATCATCGGGCTCGTGGTCCTGATCGCCGGCGTGGCCCTGTCCGTGAACGGCGGCATCGGCGGCCTCTTCGAGACCGTGCAGGACAGCCACCCGAACCTCCTGACCTTCCATCAGGAAGGCTACGACGCCACCTTCTTCGTGACCGCCGTCATCATCTCCGGGCTCGGCGGAGGCCTCGGCACCATGGCCCACCTGTGGCCGCCGGTCCTCGCCGCCGGGAGCGGACGTGCCCTGCGCAAGAACGCGATCTGGCTGCCGCTCTACCAGATCGCCCTCGGCATCCCCGTCATCGTCGGCTTCGCCGGGGTCCTCCTCGTCGAGCAGGGCTCGGCGCCCAACGCGGTCGCCCTGACCCTCGCCGGCCAGACCCTGCCCGGGTGGCTCGTCGGTGTCGTCGCGGTCGCCGCCGCCTCGGCCGCCATGGTGCCGTCCGCCGCCATCGTCGTGGGCATCTCCAGCCTGCTGTCCCGCAACCTCCTGAGCGCAGGCAACGAGCGCGCGCAGCTGCGCACCAACCACCTCTGTGTGATCGCCGCCGCCGGACTCGCCCTCGTCCTCGGCCTGACCCGGCCCGGACTCCTGTCCGACCTGCTCCTGCTCACGTACGGCGGCCTCACCCAGCTCGCCCCGGCGATCGTCATGGGCCTGGCCAGGAAGGTCCGCCTGGACGCCGTGCCCGCACTGCTCGGCATCCTGACCGGCGTCGGCCTCCTGATCTGGCTCACCTTCGGGGGAGTGGACGTCGGCACCTTCGACACGGGACTCATCGCCCTCGTCCTGAACGTGGCGGTCACGGCCGTCGCCCAGCTGGTGGTGCGCTCCCGGTCCGCCGCCCCGGTCCCGGCCGAGGCGAACTGA